The genomic stretch AAGAGAGCAATTTTCATAATATCACCTCAAGAAAATTATAACCTATTATATTAGTATATGCAATTATTCTACATTTTATTTCTTACTTTTCCAAGAATATTCACCTATTTACCATTTACACAATTAAACTTTTGTGATATTCTCTAAATAAGGATGGTTATATTATGAAACATGGACAAACTAAAAAGAAAAGAAAAACAAAGAAGAAAAATAATAAGTCAAAAAAGACTTTAATAATTGTTATTGTTTCTATTCTACTGGCTATTTGTCTATTCCTAGGTGGTGGCTTTGTCACTTGGAAATTCTTTATTAAACAAGAAGATAACAGCAAAGCACATAGTCAAGTTTCTACAGACTCAGTTGGTACTAATGAGAAAATTGCTATTCGTACAGAGGCAGGACAAGACCCTGTATACATAAATGCAATTCCGGGAATGGCAAGAAATCCTTATGATGATAATAACTTTTACACCAACAAAAACGGATTTATAGAATATAAACACGATGGCAAAAATATTTCAACAGTAGGCATTGATGTTAGCTATGCTCAAGGTGATATTGATTGGGCTAAGGTTAAGAAAGCCGGTGTTGACTTTGCTATGATTCGTTGTGGTGGCAGAGGTTACGGCACTAAGGGTATCCTATATACTGATGAAAAGTTCAAGCAGAATATTGAAGGTGCTACAAGTGCAGGTATCAAGGTTGGTGTGTATTTCTACAGTCAAGCTATTACAGCTAAAGAGGCCAAGGAAGAAGCAGACTACACACTAAAGCTGATTAAGGACTACAACATTCAGTACCCTGTGGCATATGACTGGGAACATTACGAAAATGAAGAAGCCAGAACTGATGAACTGGACAGAGAAACATTGACAAATTGTGCAAAGGCATATTGCAGTGAAATAGAAAAGTCAGGTTACACACCTGTTATCTATGCAAACAGAAGTTTACTGTACTACGAATATGACCTTGCAAAAATTAACAATTATGAAGTATGGCTTGCATCATATGAAGATTTGCCTGATTACTACTATGAATTTGGTATGTGGCAATATTCTACTGATGGCACAATAAACGGCATTGAGGGTACAGTTGACCTTAATGTTTGTATGTACAAATATTGATTGGAGATTATTATGGAGAGAATTACATCTTTTTCTGTTGACCACAACAAACTTGAACCGGGAGTATATATTTCAAGAATTGACGGTGATATTACAACATATGACCTAAGATTTATTAAGCCAAACACTCCACCATTTCTTGACATTAATGCAATGCACACTATTGAACATTTATTCGCAACATATGCAAGAAACGGTAAACTAAAGGACAATGTAATCTACTTTGGACCTATGGGTTGTTGCACAGGTTTCTACCTACTAATGAGAGATACAAGCAACGAAGATGCACTTGCTTACATTAAAGAAGTAATGAAAGATTGTATGAATCATCAGGGTAAAATCCCCGGTACAGACAAAATTGAATGTGGCAACTACCTTGCACATGATGCTGAAAAAGCACATAATTCCCTAGTAGAATATTACAATGTAATAAAGGACTTAACCACAGAGAACTTATACTATTAACATAACTTGACAAGTTTTATGGTGCAATCTAAACAAAAATAATACCCAACTCCTTATATTGTATTGATATAGTTACAAACATCTATCAAAGTTGTTGCAAAATTGTAACAGTTTGTTATAATTAATACTGTTGTTTGTTACAAAATCGTTACAAATGAGGAGTTTTTTATTTGAGTACTAAGTTTATTAGCGTAAACGGATATGAAAAAATTGAGCGAATAAAAGGAAGTAAAAAAGTTCGTAAACAATTAGCAGTAAAAACAAGTGAGAAGAAAACAAAGAGAATGGACAACATTTTATCTATGCTTTACTACATAGTAGTTGTACCGGCAACATTCTTCTCAGGAATAGTAAAGCTCATTACACCTTCTAAGAAAAACAAAAGAAAGAGTTTTTCAAGAAAGAAATTTATGTATAACAAGGTAGCCCCTACTTTAGCAATTATTTTACTTGTATTAACAGTTGGCTACTGGACAAACTGGATTGACTTCGGTCTAAATGTTCAACTTGACGGACAAACAGTTGCTTCAGTTTCAGACTCAGGTGTAATCCAACATGCAAAAGAAATTACAAATGATAAATTAAATAAAGACACAGATGCTTCTTTCACACCTGTATATCAAATCGGTGTTGTAAATCAGAATGAAACTTCCAGCAATGCACAGACAGTTTCAAATGCAATGGTAGAAACAGATACAAGTGTTACAGATGATGTAGCAGGTCTTTATGTAAATGATGAACTAATCGGTGTTTGTTCTTCAGCAACAGACTTACAGAATAAGCTTGATGAAATCATTAACAAAGCTAAGAAAAAATATAAAGATAACACAGAAATCAGCTTCTACAACGAAGTTAAAGTTGAAAGTGGTATTTTCAACAGCAACTCAGTTGAGGACACAGAGTCATTAATCAAGAAAGCTGAAAAGAAAGAACTACTACAGGTTCTAGTTAAAGCTGACCAAGTAGTAACAGAAAATCTACCATATTCAACAAAAGTTAAATATGACAAAAGCAAAGATTCTTCTTACAAAAAGGTAATCAAAAAAGGTGTTACCGGTAAGCAAGAAACAACATACAAGGTTTCTTTCCTAGACGGTGTACAGATTGATGCAGCAATTATGAATGTAAAAACTGTAAAGAAATCAAGTGACCAGGTTATTGTAAAGGGTAACGGAAAGAAAAAAGCAAATGTAAGCAACAAGGGCTTTATGTGGCCTGCTCCATCAGTACATTCAATCTCATCAAGCTACGGCTACAGAGAAGGTGGAGAGTTCCACACAGGTCTTGATATAGCTGACGGTAACTGCTATGGTGCAACAGTTGTAGCATCAAAGTCAGGTACAGTAGAATGGGCAGGTTATGACGACAGTGGTTACGGTAACTATGTTATTATCAATCATGGTGACGGTTACAAAACACTATATGGTCACTGTTCTTCTGTAAGTGTTAGCCAAGGTCAAAAGGTAACACAGGGACAGACAATTGCAGCTATCGGTTCAACAGGTCAGTCAACAGGTAATCACCTACACTTTGAAGTTAGAACAGGTGATGAACGCTCAGACAGACAGAACCCACTAAACTATGTTTCATATTGATAACAAGTAAAAAACTCTATATATCTAAAAAAGTCACTCTGGTAAAACGGGGTGACTTTTTTATTTGTGTTATTGCACAAAAGCAATTAACCATTTTCATAACATCCTACAAAATTGCATCTTTGTTCAAAATTTATTAATAATTATACACAATTTATCCACAATCAGTGTTATAATTGTTTCAATTATGCGAAAGGGAATATTTAATATGAAGAAAAACATTTTTTCAAAAGCAATGACGATGGTACTTCTCATATGCATATTGTTCTCGTTAGTTGCTTGTTCCGATGATGGAGAATATATTACTCAAGGAACAAACCTTGTTGAAGAACAAACAAAGAACAATAATGTTGTAACCATCTACACCTATGTTGACCCTGACAATAAAGATTTACATTATGACCAAGACACTAAATTCTACTATCCCCTACTTGATATGGTACATATGTACAACAACTATTGCAGTCTTAACAATATGGGTGACTATGCAGTAAGTGTTGTAAAGTTCTCCTCAAGAGACAGAATGATACAACAAATGTCAACAGAAATAATGGCAGGCAGTGGTCCTGATATTATTATTCTTGATAATGAACTGCCAATCTCAAAGCTGATAAATCAAGGTGCTTTT from Ruminococcus bovis encodes the following:
- a CDS encoding glycoside hydrolase family 25 protein, which produces MKHGQTKKKRKTKKKNNKSKKTLIIVIVSILLAICLFLGGGFVTWKFFIKQEDNSKAHSQVSTDSVGTNEKIAIRTEAGQDPVYINAIPGMARNPYDDNNFYTNKNGFIEYKHDGKNISTVGIDVSYAQGDIDWAKVKKAGVDFAMIRCGGRGYGTKGILYTDEKFKQNIEGATSAGIKVGVYFYSQAITAKEAKEEADYTLKLIKDYNIQYPVAYDWEHYENEEARTDELDRETLTNCAKAYCSEIEKSGYTPVIYANRSLLYYEYDLAKINNYEVWLASYEDLPDYYYEFGMWQYSTDGTINGIEGTVDLNVCMYKY
- a CDS encoding S-ribosylhomocysteine lyase: MERITSFSVDHNKLEPGVYISRIDGDITTYDLRFIKPNTPPFLDINAMHTIEHLFATYARNGKLKDNVIYFGPMGCCTGFYLLMRDTSNEDALAYIKEVMKDCMNHQGKIPGTDKIECGNYLAHDAEKAHNSLVEYYNVIKDLTTENLYY
- a CDS encoding peptidoglycan DD-metalloendopeptidase family protein — its product is MSTKFISVNGYEKIERIKGSKKVRKQLAVKTSEKKTKRMDNILSMLYYIVVVPATFFSGIVKLITPSKKNKRKSFSRKKFMYNKVAPTLAIILLVLTVGYWTNWIDFGLNVQLDGQTVASVSDSGVIQHAKEITNDKLNKDTDASFTPVYQIGVVNQNETSSNAQTVSNAMVETDTSVTDDVAGLYVNDELIGVCSSATDLQNKLDEIINKAKKKYKDNTEISFYNEVKVESGIFNSNSVEDTESLIKKAEKKELLQVLVKADQVVTENLPYSTKVKYDKSKDSSYKKVIKKGVTGKQETTYKVSFLDGVQIDAAIMNVKTVKKSSDQVIVKGNGKKKANVSNKGFMWPAPSVHSISSSYGYREGGEFHTGLDIADGNCYGATVVASKSGTVEWAGYDDSGYGNYVIINHGDGYKTLYGHCSSVSVSQGQKVTQGQTIAAIGSTGQSTGNHLHFEVRTGDERSDRQNPLNYVSY